From the genome of Mycobacteriales bacterium, one region includes:
- a CDS encoding aminotransferase class V-fold PLP-dependent enzyme, which translates to MIDPVPTPSGVAAAAADFGPFDGRSWFNTAHQGPLPHRAVTAAHDAAELKVAPHRIADDDFTDIPERLRSLLARLVGGRPDHIVLGNSTSYGLHLIANGLRWNDGDEVLVIADDYPATVLPWKRLADRGVRTVELRPASGSLTADEISEAITPRTRALAVTWVDSFTGCALDLDALGAVCRRTGVLLVANASQALGARPIDVTRTPVDAVVSCGYKWLCGPYGTGFAWLHSDLLARLVPQQAYWLAMQAGRGLHQMRDTTLRDNLGVRAFDTFCPANFLDVLPWTASVELFLDTGVEAIARWDQQLIDHLVRGLEHDRYRLVSPADGTARSTLVVLTDTIGSSEDRYRQLAEAGIDAAYREGNLRLSVHLFNTVEQIDRVLDVLHAPDGL; encoded by the coding sequence ATGATCGATCCTGTTCCGACGCCGTCGGGCGTCGCCGCGGCGGCGGCCGACTTCGGCCCCTTCGACGGCCGAAGCTGGTTCAACACCGCGCACCAGGGCCCGTTGCCGCACCGTGCGGTCACCGCCGCACACGACGCGGCCGAGCTGAAAGTCGCACCGCACCGCATCGCAGATGATGACTTCACCGACATACCCGAGCGGCTCCGCTCGCTGCTGGCCCGACTCGTCGGTGGCCGGCCGGACCACATCGTGCTGGGCAACAGCACGTCGTACGGGCTGCATCTGATTGCCAACGGACTGCGGTGGAACGACGGTGACGAAGTCCTCGTCATCGCCGACGACTACCCCGCCACCGTGCTGCCCTGGAAACGCCTCGCCGACAGGGGAGTCCGCACGGTCGAACTGCGGCCGGCGTCCGGGTCGCTGACCGCCGACGAGATCTCCGAGGCGATCACTCCTCGAACGCGCGCCCTGGCGGTGACCTGGGTCGACTCGTTCACCGGCTGCGCCCTCGACCTCGACGCGCTGGGCGCGGTGTGCCGACGTACCGGTGTCCTGCTGGTCGCCAACGCGTCCCAGGCACTTGGCGCGCGGCCCATCGACGTCACGCGCACCCCGGTCGACGCGGTCGTGTCCTGCGGATACAAATGGCTCTGCGGTCCCTACGGCACCGGCTTCGCATGGCTGCATTCCGATCTGCTCGCACGGCTGGTGCCCCAACAGGCGTACTGGCTGGCGATGCAGGCCGGGCGCGGGTTGCACCAGATGCGCGACACCACCCTCCGCGACAACCTCGGTGTCCGCGCCTTCGACACCTTTTGTCCCGCGAATTTCCTCGACGTCCTGCCGTGGACCGCTTCCGTCGAACTGTTCCTCGACACCGGGGTCGAAGCCATCGCCCGGTGGGATCAGCAGCTCATCGACCACCTAGTCCGCGGCCTCGAGCACGACCGCTACCGCCTGGTCAGCCCTGCCGACGGCACGGCCCGGTCGACGCTCGTCGTGCTCACCGACACCATCGGCAGCAGCGAGGACCGGTACCGGCAGCTCGCCGAGGCAGGCATCGACGCGGCGTACCGCGAAGGAAACCTGCGCCTGTCGGTGCACCTGTTCAACACGGTGGAGCAGATCGACCGCGTGCTCGACGTCCTGCACGCACCGGACGGGTTGTGA
- a CDS encoding type II CAAX endopeptidase family protein produces the protein MAWSLEPGTPIWGLGQAAAVLAVFVVILAVGLPVVAALHPPGIVFSVVTYAALAGGLVIIGGPIARRAGGWAAAFGWGRPRLADTGQILLFALIGLGARLVAGGVTLAIFPQLRHEKLSNLHLSGLSTTMVVLAIVIAVLVGPPIEELMFRGLILRAGMRRVGFLPAALVGSLIFGACHGWEEHTAAGAVFLAVNTAAFGLVQCFLVRRTARLGPAIAVHGLSNLIAAVGALATGSILLAT, from the coding sequence GTGGCCTGGAGTCTCGAGCCGGGGACGCCGATCTGGGGGCTGGGCCAGGCCGCGGCCGTGCTGGCCGTCTTCGTCGTGATCCTGGCGGTCGGTCTTCCCGTGGTGGCGGCGCTGCACCCGCCCGGCATCGTCTTCTCCGTAGTCACCTACGCCGCGCTCGCCGGCGGCCTGGTAATCATCGGCGGGCCGATCGCCCGACGGGCCGGCGGGTGGGCGGCCGCGTTCGGCTGGGGCCGGCCTCGACTCGCCGACACGGGCCAGATCCTGCTCTTCGCACTCATCGGGCTGGGCGCCCGGCTCGTCGCCGGCGGGGTGACGCTGGCGATTTTCCCGCAGCTACGGCACGAGAAGCTGTCCAATCTGCACCTGTCCGGCCTGTCCACCACAATGGTGGTCCTCGCGATCGTGATCGCCGTCCTCGTCGGCCCACCGATCGAGGAGCTCATGTTCCGTGGACTCATTCTGCGCGCCGGCATGCGCCGGGTCGGGTTCCTTCCAGCCGCCCTGGTCGGCTCGTTGATCTTCGGCGCGTGCCACGGTTGGGAAGAACACACCGCCGCCGGGGCGGTGTTCCTCGCCGTCAACACCGCCGCGTTCGGGCTGGTGCAGTGCTTCCTGGTCCGGCGTACCGCCCGGCTCGGGCCGGCCATCGCGGTCCACGGCCTGAGTAATCTCATCGCCGCTGTCGGCGCCCTCGCCACAGGCAGCATCCTCCTCGCGACCTGA
- a CDS encoding translation factor GTPase family protein, giving the protein MLNLGILAHVDAGKTTLTERLLHAAGVIDEIGSVDDGSTQTDTLALERQRGITIKSAVVSFVIGDVTVNLIDTPGHPDFIAEVERVLSVLDGAVLVVSAVEGVQAQTRLLMRALQRLRIPTLIFVNKIDRAGAQDERVLREIADRLTPAIIPMGSARGLGTRDPGFAPFNGSDTPFAADLADLLADRNDTLLAAYVDDESAVSYRRLRRELAAQTKQAQVHPVFFGSAITGAGVDSLITGITDLLPAAEGDAGCPVSGSVFKVERGPAGEKIAYVRMVAGTIRTRDRVTFGGDRDGKVTAVRVFDRGTTVQRDAVAAGEIGRLWGLGDIQIGDVIGVVPPTAVEHHFAPPTLETVVVPGRSADKGALHVALAQLAEQDPLIGLRQDDLRQETFVSLYGEVQKEVIQATLANEFAIDVGFRESTTICIERPVGSGHAVEFMKDDANPFLAAVGLRIDPAPIGTGVEFRLEIELGALPLAFLKAVDATVRKTLSQGLHGWEVIDCTVTMTHSGYAPRQSHAHQGFSKSMSSTGEDFRNLTPLVVMSALKAAGTRVYEPMHRFGLEIPADTFGAIVPVLAGMRAVPQEAVMRGTAYLLDGEIPAAKVHGLEQRLPSLTRGEGVLECEFDRYEPVRGTFPSRPRTDQNPLNRKEYLLHVQRRV; this is encoded by the coding sequence ATGTTGAACCTCGGGATTCTGGCGCATGTAGACGCCGGTAAGACCACTCTCACCGAGCGGCTGCTCCACGCGGCCGGCGTCATCGACGAGATCGGCAGCGTCGACGACGGAAGCACCCAGACCGACACCCTGGCTCTCGAACGGCAGCGCGGGATCACGATCAAGTCCGCCGTCGTGTCGTTCGTCATCGGTGACGTCACCGTCAACCTGATCGACACCCCCGGCCACCCGGACTTCATCGCCGAGGTGGAACGGGTGTTGAGCGTGCTCGACGGCGCGGTTCTCGTCGTCTCGGCCGTCGAGGGTGTGCAGGCGCAGACCCGGCTGTTGATGCGCGCCTTGCAGCGCCTGCGGATCCCCACGCTCATCTTCGTGAACAAGATCGACCGGGCCGGCGCGCAGGACGAGCGGGTCCTGCGGGAGATCGCGGACAGGCTCACCCCGGCGATCATCCCGATGGGATCGGCCCGCGGCCTCGGCACCCGCGACCCTGGATTCGCGCCGTTCAATGGATCGGACACCCCCTTCGCGGCGGACCTCGCCGATCTGCTGGCCGATCGCAACGACACCCTTCTCGCGGCGTACGTCGACGACGAGTCGGCGGTGTCCTACCGCCGACTCCGGCGCGAACTCGCGGCGCAGACCAAGCAGGCACAGGTGCATCCGGTGTTCTTCGGCTCGGCCATCACGGGCGCTGGTGTCGACTCCCTGATCACTGGTATCACCGATCTGCTGCCCGCGGCTGAGGGTGACGCCGGCTGCCCGGTGTCGGGAAGCGTGTTCAAGGTGGAACGCGGTCCCGCCGGCGAGAAAATCGCCTACGTCCGGATGGTCGCCGGGACGATCCGAACGCGGGACCGGGTCACGTTCGGCGGCGACCGCGACGGAAAGGTCACCGCGGTCAGGGTTTTCGACCGTGGCACGACCGTTCAGCGTGACGCCGTCGCCGCTGGCGAGATCGGAAGGCTCTGGGGTCTCGGCGATATCCAGATCGGCGATGTGATCGGCGTCGTACCCCCGACTGCGGTCGAACACCATTTCGCTCCACCGACGCTCGAGACGGTCGTCGTACCCGGGCGGTCCGCAGACAAGGGGGCACTGCACGTCGCGCTCGCCCAGCTCGCCGAGCAGGACCCCCTGATCGGCCTCCGCCAGGACGATCTTCGGCAGGAGACGTTCGTGTCGCTCTACGGCGAGGTGCAGAAGGAGGTCATCCAGGCCACGCTGGCGAACGAATTCGCCATCGACGTCGGCTTCCGCGAGTCGACGACGATCTGCATCGAACGGCCGGTCGGGAGCGGTCACGCTGTCGAGTTCATGAAGGATGACGCCAATCCGTTCCTTGCCGCGGTCGGTCTGCGCATCGACCCCGCCCCGATCGGGACCGGGGTGGAGTTCCGCTTGGAGATCGAGCTCGGCGCGCTTCCGCTCGCATTCCTCAAGGCGGTCGATGCCACGGTCCGAAAGACGCTGAGCCAAGGGCTGCACGGATGGGAGGTCATCGACTGCACGGTGACGATGACCCACTCCGGCTACGCACCGCGGCAGAGCCACGCTCATCAGGGCTTCTCCAAGAGCATGTCTAGCACCGGCGAGGACTTCCGCAATCTGACGCCGCTTGTCGTGATGAGCGCGCTGAAGGCGGCCGGAACCCGGGTGTACGAACCGATGCACCGGTTCGGGCTGGAGATCCCCGCGGACACGTTCGGGGCGATCGTGCCGGTTCTGGCGGGCATGCGGGCCGTCCCTCAGGAGGCGGTGATGCGGGGGACGGCGTACCTGCTGGATGGGGAGATCCCGGCGGCGAAGGTGCACGGCCTCGAGCAGCGGCTGCCGTCCCTCACCCGGGGCGAAGGTGTGCTGGAATGCGAGTTCGATCGCTACGAACCGGTGCGCGGCACTTTCCCGTCGAGACCGCGGACGGATCAGAATCCCCTCAACCGCAAGGAATATCTCCTGCACGTGCAGCGGCGGGTCTAG
- a CDS encoding pentapeptide repeat-containing protein yields the protein MSARRTTPSLSADCSRCVGLCCVAPVFSASADFAIDKPAGHPCPNLQDGFRCGIHDRLRSTGFRGCTTYDCFGAGQQVSQVTFGGRDWRTEPPLAKSMFDTFAVMRQLHELLWYLTEAAGLPAAAPLHADLCDAITDTERLTHEPSGVLVGLDVAAHRDRVNALLLRASELARAASRGPMADHRNADLMGADLRGADLHGATLRGARLIAADLRRADLSGADLIGADLRDADIRGADLTGCIFLIQSQIDSAKGDAQTQLPPSLIRPSRWPGAS from the coding sequence GTGTCGGCCCGTCGTACCACGCCCAGCCTCAGCGCCGACTGCTCGCGCTGCGTCGGGCTCTGCTGCGTCGCACCGGTCTTCTCCGCGTCGGCGGACTTCGCGATCGACAAGCCTGCGGGTCACCCCTGCCCCAACCTGCAGGATGGCTTCCGCTGCGGAATCCACGATCGCCTGAGGTCCACTGGCTTTCGGGGCTGCACCACCTACGACTGCTTCGGCGCCGGACAGCAGGTCTCCCAGGTGACGTTCGGCGGCCGGGACTGGCGTACGGAGCCACCGCTCGCCAAGTCCATGTTCGACACGTTCGCGGTCATGCGGCAGTTGCACGAGCTGCTCTGGTACCTCACCGAGGCTGCTGGCCTACCCGCGGCGGCGCCGCTGCACGCCGACCTTTGCGACGCCATCACTGACACCGAACGCCTGACGCACGAGCCGTCCGGGGTGCTGGTCGGACTCGACGTGGCGGCTCATCGGGACCGGGTCAACGCCCTCCTGCTCCGAGCGAGCGAACTCGCGCGCGCCGCTTCACGTGGCCCGATGGCCGACCATCGGAATGCCGACCTGATGGGAGCCGACCTGCGCGGCGCAGATCTTCACGGCGCCACCCTGCGGGGGGCCCGTCTCATCGCCGCCGACCTCCGCCGCGCCGACCTGAGCGGCGCGGACCTCATCGGGGCCGACCTGCGGGACGCGGACATCCGGGGCGCCGACCTCACCGGATGCATCTTCCTCATCCAGTCCCAGATCGACTCGGCCAAGGGCGATGCGCAGACGCAGCTGCCGCCATCGCTCATCCGACCGTCGCGCTGGCCCGGTGCGAGCTAG